Within the Clostridium scatologenes genome, the region GTGCCTTATGCAGATAAAACTGTTACTGAAATAACTTGTCATGGAAAAGGAGCATATTATATTTTAGGTGAAGACTGTACTGTTATAGACATAGGAGGACAAGATACTAAAGTAATAACTGTGCAGGATGGAAAGGTAACTAATTTCACCATGAATGATAAATGTGCGGCAGGGACAGGAAGATTTTTGGAACTCATGGCAAATACTTTGGGACTTAGTATAACAGAAATGTGTGAAATGTCAGAGCAAGGTAAAGAAGTTACTATAAGTTCTATGTGTACAGTTTTTGCAGAATCAGAAGTTATAAGTTTAATTGGCAGTGGAAAAAGAAGAGAGGATATTGCTTGCGGAGTAGTAGATTCTATCGCAAGTAAGGTAAAGTCCTTATGTCAAAAACATTCAGATAGTTTTAATTATTTTTTGACAGGTGGATTAAGTAACAATAAGTACATAATAGAAAAATTATCGGAAAAGCTCCAATCAAGAGTCAAAGCTGATGAATTAGGCAGATATGCAGGAGCTATAGGTGCTGCATTAGTGGCAAAGTCTTTAAAATAGATATTGACTTTGCATATAAATTATGATACAGTAAATAAGATAAAAGTTGAATATTGAAAATTTAAACCTTTAAAACTAATCCAGAGAGATTAGAAAGGCAAATTGAAGAAAAAAGTATAGTTAAAATGTATGTAGAGAAACCATGCCTTCCTTAATCTTTAAAGGAAAGGCATTTTTTTATACCTTTAAATTTAGCACAGAGAGGCTAAGAAGGAGGAGATATTATGTTAAAAGGTAGAAATTTAATAGACCCTATGGATTTTACATTAGAAGAACTAGAGGAAATTTTTAAATTAGCAGGTCAAATTATTGCAAGTCCAGAAGAATTTGCCCATGTTTGTCAGGGTAAATTACTAGCCACACTATTTTATGAACCAAGTACAAGAACTAGATTCAGTTTTGAAGCAGCAATGTTAAGACTTGGTGGTCAGATTATAGGATTTTCAGAACCAAATTCAAGTTCAGTTGCAAAGGGAGAAAGCGTAGCAGATACTATAAGAACAGTAGGATGTTATGCAGATATAGTTGCTATGAGACATCCTAAAGAAGGAGCGCCTAAAGTTGCAGCTATTAATTCTCCAATACCAGTTATAAATGCTGGAGATGGTGGACATCAGCATCCAACACAAACACTTACAGATCTTTTAACAATTAAGTCTATAAAAGGCAGATTGTCAAATTTAAAAATAGGTCTTTGTGGAGATTTGAAGTTTGGAAGAACAGTTCACTCCTTAATAAAGGCCATATCTAGATATCAAGGCAATAAATTTGTTTTGATAGCCCCTAAAGAACTTAAAGTTCCAGAGTATATAATTAAAGAATTAAATAAAAATAATATAGAGTATAGGGAAGTAGAAAAGTTAGAAGATGTTATAGGAGATTTGGATATACTTTATATGACAAGAGTTCAAAAAGAAAGATTTTTTAATGAGGAAGATTATATAAGACTTAAGGATAGCTATATATTGGATGAAGCAAAAATGTCTATAGCATCACAGGATATGATAGTTCTTCACCCTCTTCCAAGAGTTAATGAAATAGCTTATGAAGTAGATGATGACCCTAGAGCTTGCTATTTCAAACAAGCTAAATATGGAATGTATGTAAGAATGGCATTAATTGCTAAGCTTTTAGGTGTTAGATAATTTTGAAGGGGGATTATAATATGTTAACAATAAATAGTGTGAGAAATGGTATAGTAATAGATCATATAAAGGCTGGACACGGAATAAAGATATTTAATTACTTAGGATTGGATAATGTTGATTATTCAGTTGCATTAATAATGAATGCAGAAAGTAAGAAGTGTGGAAAAAAGGATATAATTAAGATAGAGAATATTTTAGAATTGGATCTTAAAGTACTAGGATTTATAGATCCTAATATAACAATAGATATAATAGAAGATGAAAAAATAAAGGAAAAGATAAAATTAAAGTTACCTGAAAAAGTTGAAAATATAATAAAATGCAAAAATCCAAGATGTATAACTTCTGTAGAGAGAGATTTAACACATGTGTTTCATCTTACAGATGAGGAACGTGGAGAGTACAGATGCTTATACTGTGATGAAACCTACAGAGTTTCAGATATGTAGAACCGAATATAATTAATAATTAAGAGTTAATGTGGATTTTTGCAATAGCAAAAATCATCCTTTACTATTAACTCTTCAATATTAACTCTTAGTTGAAAGAAAGGGGATGCTTATATGGAACTATTAATAAAAAATGCAAAAATAGTAGATTGGTCACAGAACTTTATTGGAGATATTTATATAAATGAAGGTATAATTTGTGAAATAGGAAAGAACTTAAAAAAAGATTGTGAAATTATAGATGCTGAAGGATTAACCTTATTGCCATCATTTATAGATTTACATGTACATTTTAGGGAACCTGGTTTTACAAATAAAGAAGATATTGAAAGTGGAAGTTATGCTGCAGCTAAAGGTGGATATACTATGGTAAACCTTATGGCAAATACCAAGCCTGTATGCAGTAGTATGGATACTATAAATTATGTTTTAAATAGAGCGAAAGAAGTAGGAATTATAGATGTTCATCAAGTATCAAGCATAACAAATAATTTTGATGGAAGAGATATAAGTCATTTGGATAGGTTAGATGCTTCTGTAAAAATAATATCAGAAGATGGAAGCGATGTAATGGACAGCAAGGTTATGCTTGAAGCAATGGTTAAAGCAAAAGAAAAAGGGAGAATTGTTATGTGCCATTGTGAGGAACATTTACTTAGTAATATAGACACAAGGTTGTCAGAAAACACTATGACATGGAGAAATATAGCATTAGCTGAATTTACAGGATGTGCAGTTCATATAGCACATGTAAGTACAAAAGAATCCATGGAATATATTATAGAAGCTAAGAAAAAAGGAATTAATGTAACTTGTGAAGTTGCACCACACCATATAGCACTTGTAGATAATGATTATAGAGTAAATCCTCCTATTAGAAAAAAAGAGGATGTTGAGTTTTTAATAAAGTCTATAAAAGATGGATGGGTAGATGCTATAAGTACAGACCATGCGCCACATACGGAAGAAGATAAAAAGAATGGATCACCAGGAATATCAGGAATAGAAACTGCTTTTTCAGTATGCTATACAAAGCTTGTAAAAGAAGAAAAAATAAGTTTTAGTAAGCTTTCAGAAATAATGTCTAAAAATCCAGCTTATATAATGGGTGTTAAAAAAGGACAAATAAAAATAGGCTATGATGCAGATTTAGTTTTAGTAGATACAGAGAAAAAATATGAAATATGCTCAGATACTTTTAAATCAAAGGGTAAAAATACTCCTTTTAATGGAATGCAAATATATGGCACTGTAATAAGAACATTAAAGTCTGGAAACACAGTATTTAGTGAAATGTAAAAATGAGCATAAAAGTCCAATAAAGTGTGAATGGAGCTGTAATCAATTATGATAATAGATAAATTGTTTGAAAGTGTAGAAAAGAATGGTCATGTATGTGTTGGTTTAGATACTGATGTAGAATATATTCCTAAATGGGTAATTAATAAGAATACTTCAATAGAAGATGCTATTTTTGAATACAATAAAAATATAATAGATGCAACTTTAGATGTAGCTAGCTGCTATAAAGTCCAAATAGCATATTATGAAGCATTAGGTATATCAGGGCTAATGGTTTATAAGAAAACTCTTGAATATATAAGAAGCAAAAAGGCTATAGTAATTGCAGATATAAAAAGAGGAGATATAGCTAAAACAGCAGAGATGTATGCAAAGGCACATTTTGAAGGAGATTTTGAAAGTGACTTTGTAACTCTAAATCCATATATGGGATTGGATGGAGTGGAACCTTATTTACCTTATGTAAAAAATGAAGAAAAAGGTTTGTTTCTGCTGGTTAGGACATCTAATAAAGGTGCTGAAGA harbors:
- the pyrB gene encoding aspartate carbamoyltransferase produces the protein MLKGRNLIDPMDFTLEELEEIFKLAGQIIASPEEFAHVCQGKLLATLFYEPSTRTRFSFEAAMLRLGGQIIGFSEPNSSSVAKGESVADTIRTVGCYADIVAMRHPKEGAPKVAAINSPIPVINAGDGGHQHPTQTLTDLLTIKSIKGRLSNLKIGLCGDLKFGRTVHSLIKAISRYQGNKFVLIAPKELKVPEYIIKELNKNNIEYREVEKLEDVIGDLDILYMTRVQKERFFNEEDYIRLKDSYILDEAKMSIASQDMIVLHPLPRVNEIAYEVDDDPRACYFKQAKYGMYVRMALIAKLLGVR
- a CDS encoding acyl-CoA dehydratase activase; amino-acid sequence: MFYVGIDIGSTASKVCIFNDDEMENTFVLPTGWSSVKTAEDIREKLEELNLNKDNSKIVATGYGRVSVPYADKTVTEITCHGKGAYYILGEDCTVIDIGGQDTKVITVQDGKVTNFTMNDKCAAGTGRFLELMANTLGLSITEMCEMSEQGKEVTISSMCTVFAESEVISLIGSGKRREDIACGVVDSIASKVKSLCQKHSDSFNYFLTGGLSNNKYIIEKLSEKLQSRVKADELGRYAGAIGAALVAKSLK
- a CDS encoding dihydroorotase — its product is MELLIKNAKIVDWSQNFIGDIYINEGIICEIGKNLKKDCEIIDAEGLTLLPSFIDLHVHFREPGFTNKEDIESGSYAAAKGGYTMVNLMANTKPVCSSMDTINYVLNRAKEVGIIDVHQVSSITNNFDGRDISHLDRLDASVKIISEDGSDVMDSKVMLEAMVKAKEKGRIVMCHCEEHLLSNIDTRLSENTMTWRNIALAEFTGCAVHIAHVSTKESMEYIIEAKKKGINVTCEVAPHHIALVDNDYRVNPPIRKKEDVEFLIKSIKDGWVDAISTDHAPHTEEDKKNGSPGISGIETAFSVCYTKLVKEEKISFSKLSEIMSKNPAYIMGVKKGQIKIGYDADLVLVDTEKKYEICSDTFKSKGKNTPFNGMQIYGTVIRTLKSGNTVFSEM
- a CDS encoding aspartate carbamoyltransferase regulatory subunit; protein product: MLTINSVRNGIVIDHIKAGHGIKIFNYLGLDNVDYSVALIMNAESKKCGKKDIIKIENILELDLKVLGFIDPNITIDIIEDEKIKEKIKLKLPEKVENIIKCKNPRCITSVERDLTHVFHLTDEERGEYRCLYCDETYRVSDM